Proteins from one Enterobacter bugandensis genomic window:
- the mqo gene encoding malate dehydrogenase (quinone) produces MKKMTAMLFSLAVGLNAVSMAAKADAPKEQETDVLLIGGGIMSATLGTYLQELQPDWSMTMVERLDGVAQESSNGWNNAGTGHSALMELNYTPQKKDGSISIEKAVEINEAFQISRQFWSHQVNSGVMHDPHSFINTVPHMSFVWGEQNVNFLRARYAALQQSTLFRGMKYSEDHAQIKEWAPLVMEGRDPNQKVAATRTEIGTDVNYGEITRQLVASLKKKDNFNLQLSTEVRGFKRNADNSWSVTVADLKNNEAEHVIKAKFVFIGAGGAALKLLQESGIPEADDYAGFPVGGQFLVSENPEVVNRHLAKVYGQASVGAPPMSVPHIDTRMLDGKRVVLFGPFATFSTKFLKNGSLWDLLSATTTSNVKPMMDVGLDNFDLVKYLISQVMLSDEERFEALKEYYPQAKKEDWRLWQAGQRVQIIKRDPKEGGVLRLGTEVVSDKDGTIAALLGASPGASTAAPIMLHLMEKVFKDKVASPEWQAKLKTIIPSYGTKLNGNVDATEQELEYTSRVLQLQYVKPQAADAAPKAELKPQPENKPVADIAL; encoded by the coding sequence ATGAAAAAAATGACTGCCATGCTCTTTTCTCTGGCTGTCGGGCTCAACGCCGTCTCAATGGCAGCGAAAGCAGACGCACCAAAAGAGCAGGAAACGGACGTCCTTTTAATTGGTGGCGGTATCATGAGCGCCACGCTGGGAACCTATCTGCAAGAACTGCAGCCGGACTGGTCCATGACCATGGTCGAGCGCCTCGATGGCGTGGCGCAGGAGAGTTCGAACGGCTGGAATAACGCTGGTACGGGCCATTCGGCACTCATGGAACTGAACTATACGCCGCAGAAAAAGGACGGTTCCATTAGTATCGAGAAGGCGGTAGAGATCAACGAAGCGTTCCAGATCTCGCGTCAGTTCTGGTCCCACCAGGTCAACAGCGGCGTGATGCACGACCCGCACTCCTTCATCAATACCGTGCCGCACATGAGCTTTGTGTGGGGCGAGCAAAACGTGAATTTCCTGCGCGCACGCTACGCTGCGCTGCAGCAGAGCACCCTGTTCCGCGGGATGAAATACTCCGAAGACCACGCGCAGATTAAAGAGTGGGCGCCGCTGGTCATGGAAGGCCGTGACCCGAACCAGAAAGTGGCGGCGACCCGTACCGAAATTGGCACCGACGTGAACTACGGCGAAATTACCCGTCAGCTGGTGGCGTCCCTGAAGAAGAAAGATAACTTCAATTTGCAGCTCAGCACCGAAGTGCGCGGCTTTAAGCGCAATGCGGACAACAGCTGGAGCGTGACGGTTGCCGATCTGAAAAACAATGAAGCCGAGCACGTCATTAAGGCTAAATTTGTCTTCATCGGTGCGGGCGGCGCGGCGCTGAAGCTGCTGCAGGAATCCGGTATTCCTGAAGCTGACGACTACGCGGGCTTCCCGGTCGGCGGCCAGTTCCTGGTGTCCGAGAACCCGGAAGTGGTGAACCGTCACCTGGCAAAAGTGTACGGTCAGGCTTCCGTCGGTGCGCCACCGATGTCCGTCCCGCATATCGATACCCGTATGCTTGACGGTAAACGCGTGGTGCTGTTCGGACCGTTCGCGACCTTCTCAACCAAGTTCCTGAAAAACGGCTCCCTCTGGGATCTGCTGAGCGCGACCACCACCTCTAACGTCAAACCGATGATGGACGTGGGCCTGGATAATTTCGACCTGGTGAAATACCTGATTAGCCAGGTGATGCTTTCTGATGAAGAACGCTTCGAGGCGCTGAAAGAGTACTATCCGCAGGCGAAGAAAGAAGACTGGCGTCTGTGGCAGGCGGGTCAGCGCGTGCAGATCATCAAGCGCGATCCGAAAGAGGGCGGCGTGCTGCGTCTGGGTACCGAAGTGGTGAGCGATAAGGATGGCACGATTGCCGCGCTGCTGGGTGCGTCACCGGGTGCATCTACCGCTGCGCCAATCATGCTGCACCTGATGGAAAAAGTGTTTAAAGACAAAGTTGCCAGCCCGGAATGGCAGGCGAAGCTGAAAACCATTATTCCATCCTACGGCACGAAGCTGAACGGTAACGTGGATGCGACGGAACAAGAGCTGGAGTACACCAGCCGCGTGCTGCAGCTGCAGTACGTGAAGCCGCAGGCTGCGGATGCTGCGCCGAAGGCGGAGCTGAAGCCTCAGCCGGAAAACAAGCCGGTTGCGGATATCGCGCTGTAA
- a CDS encoding SulP family inorganic anion transporter, which produces MLHFVIARTEACPNQRTVMSLPHSAVSPEDSVASVLHSPKQLARETLAGVITALALIPEVISFSVVAGVDPKVSLIASVVLCLALSVLGGRPAMVTAAAGSVALVIGPMVHQHGVQYILPAVLMAGVIQILFGVLGMARLMRFIPQSVMTGFVNALGILIFFAQVPHFWSRSPLIVGLFVLTLLIVLWVPRYIKSVPSPLIAIVLLTLFTVTTGQILPTVGDEGSMTGGLPGFTELLVPLNLQTLNIIWPCALSIAFVGLLESLLTAKLVDELTVTPSSKRRESIGLGVGNIMAGLYGGIAGCAMIGQTIVNVEMGKGRSRISTIAAGIVLLLLVTALSEVMAKIPMAVLAGIMAIVAVKTFSWHSLQPATIKNAPVAETVVMLVTVAATVSTGNLAVGVLGGIIVMALIPARIKRRVKAEKSLPAQEK; this is translated from the coding sequence ATGCTGCACTTTGTGATCGCGCGCACGGAAGCCTGCCCTAACCAGCGAACTGTTATGTCCTTACCTCATTCTGCCGTATCCCCTGAAGACAGTGTAGCCAGCGTGCTGCACTCCCCTAAACAACTGGCGCGTGAAACGCTGGCGGGCGTGATTACCGCTCTGGCGCTGATCCCCGAAGTGATCTCATTTTCCGTGGTGGCGGGCGTTGACCCGAAGGTCAGCCTGATCGCCTCCGTGGTGCTGTGTCTTGCTCTCTCCGTGCTGGGCGGTCGTCCGGCGATGGTCACGGCTGCGGCCGGTTCCGTAGCGCTGGTGATTGGCCCGATGGTGCATCAGCACGGGGTACAATACATTCTTCCCGCCGTGCTGATGGCTGGCGTGATCCAGATTCTGTTTGGCGTGCTGGGCATGGCAAGGCTGATGCGCTTTATTCCCCAGTCGGTGATGACCGGATTTGTTAACGCCCTTGGCATTTTGATTTTCTTCGCTCAGGTGCCGCATTTCTGGAGCCGAAGCCCGCTGATTGTGGGCCTGTTCGTGCTGACGCTGCTGATTGTGCTGTGGGTGCCGCGCTATATTAAAAGCGTCCCTTCCCCGCTGATTGCGATTGTGCTGTTAACCCTTTTCACCGTCACCACCGGTCAGATCCTGCCGACTGTCGGTGATGAAGGCTCAATGACTGGCGGTCTGCCTGGATTTACCGAGCTGCTGGTGCCGCTTAATTTACAGACGCTGAACATTATCTGGCCGTGCGCGTTGAGTATTGCCTTCGTCGGTCTGCTGGAGTCCCTGCTGACGGCAAAACTGGTGGACGAACTGACGGTTACGCCCTCCAGCAAGCGTCGCGAGAGCATCGGGCTGGGCGTGGGGAATATCATGGCCGGGCTCTACGGTGGCATTGCGGGCTGCGCGATGATCGGACAAACCATCGTTAACGTGGAGATGGGGAAAGGACGAAGCCGCATTTCAACCATTGCGGCGGGCATCGTGCTGCTGCTCCTGGTGACGGCACTCAGCGAAGTGATGGCCAAAATCCCGATGGCGGTGCTGGCGGGGATTATGGCGATTGTTGCCGTCAAAACCTTCAGCTGGCACAGCCTTCAGCCCGCCACGATAAAAAATGCCCCGGTTGCCGAAACGGTGGTGATGCTGGTGACGGTAGCCGCCACGGTATCAACCGGCAACCTGGCGGTTGGCGTGCTGGGCGGGATTATCGTCATGGCACTGATCCCCGCCCGCATTAAGCGTCGGGTTAAAGCAGAAAAATCGTTGCCAGCCCAAGAAAAATAA
- a CDS encoding DEAD/DEAH box helicase, with protein MTFTLRPYQQEAVDATLAWFRKHREPAAIVLPTGAGKSLVIAELARLARGRVLVLAHVKELVAQNHAKYCALGLEADIFAAGLKRKESHGKVVFGSVQSVARNLDLFSSEFSLLIVDECHRISDDDDSQYQQILTHLKEVNPHLRLLGLTATPFRLGKGWIYRFHYHGMVRGDEKALFSDCIYELPLRYMIKHGYLTPPERLDMPVVQYDFSRLQAQSNGLFSEADLNHELKKQKRITPHIISQIEEFAQTRKGVMIFAATVEHAREITGLLPADDAALITGETPGPERDRLIEAFKAQQFRYLVNVSVLTTGFDAPHVDLIAILRPTESVSLYQQIVGRGLRLAPGKTDCLILDYAGNPHDLYSPEVGAPKGKSDNVPVQVFCPACGFANTFWGKTTADGTLIEHFGRRCQGWFEDDEGHREQCDFRFRFKNCPQCNAENDIAARRCRECDTVLVDPDDMLKAALKLKDALVLRCSGMALQPGADEKGEWLKITYYDEDGADVSERFRVQTPAQRTAFEQLFIRPHTRTPGVPLRWITVADIVHQQALLRHPDFVVARKKGQFWQVREKVFDYEGRFRRANELRG; from the coding sequence ATGACTTTTACACTTCGTCCCTATCAGCAGGAAGCCGTTGACGCGACGCTCGCCTGGTTCCGTAAACACCGGGAACCGGCGGCTATTGTCCTCCCGACCGGTGCAGGCAAGAGCCTGGTCATCGCCGAACTGGCGCGCCTGGCGCGCGGTCGCGTGCTGGTGTTAGCCCACGTCAAAGAGCTGGTGGCGCAAAACCATGCCAAATATTGTGCGCTGGGGCTGGAAGCCGACATTTTCGCCGCCGGGCTGAAGCGCAAAGAGAGCCACGGCAAAGTGGTTTTCGGCAGCGTACAGTCGGTGGCCCGCAACCTGGATCTGTTCAGCAGCGAGTTTTCGCTGCTGATTGTCGACGAATGTCACCGCATCAGCGATGACGACGACAGCCAGTATCAGCAAATCCTCACTCACCTTAAAGAGGTGAACCCTCACTTACGCCTGCTCGGCCTGACGGCAACCCCGTTTCGTCTGGGCAAAGGCTGGATCTACCGCTTTCATTATCACGGCATGGTGCGCGGCGACGAGAAAGCGCTGTTCAGCGACTGTATCTATGAACTTCCGCTGCGCTACATGATTAAGCACGGCTACCTGACGCCGCCCGAGCGGCTGGATATGCCGGTCGTGCAGTACGATTTCAGCCGCTTACAGGCGCAGAGCAACGGGCTGTTCAGCGAGGCGGATCTTAACCATGAGCTGAAAAAACAGAAGCGGATCACGCCGCATATCATCAGCCAGATTGAAGAGTTCGCGCAAACGCGTAAAGGGGTGATGATTTTTGCTGCCACCGTCGAACACGCGCGCGAAATCACGGGACTGCTACCCGCTGACGACGCAGCGCTGATCACAGGCGAAACGCCCGGCCCGGAGCGCGACAGGCTGATTGAGGCTTTCAAAGCCCAGCAGTTCCGCTACCTGGTGAATGTCTCCGTATTAACCACCGGGTTTGACGCCCCGCACGTCGATCTGATTGCGATTCTGCGCCCGACGGAATCCGTCAGCCTGTATCAGCAGATTGTCGGCCGTGGCCTGCGCCTGGCGCCGGGCAAAACCGACTGCCTGATACTGGATTACGCCGGCAACCCGCACGATCTTTACTCCCCGGAAGTGGGCGCGCCAAAAGGCAAAAGCGACAACGTGCCGGTACAGGTGTTTTGCCCGGCCTGCGGCTTTGCCAACACCTTCTGGGGAAAAACCACCGCCGACGGCACGCTGATTGAACACTTTGGCCGCCGCTGTCAGGGCTGGTTTGAGGATGATGAGGGGCATCGCGAGCAGTGCGATTTCCGCTTCCGCTTCAAAAACTGCCCGCAGTGCAACGCCGAAAATGACATCGCCGCCCGCCGTTGCCGCGAGTGCGACACGGTGCTGGTGGACCCGGACGACATGCTGAAAGCGGCGCTGAAGCTGAAAGATGCGCTGGTGCTGCGCTGCTCCGGCATGGCGCTGCAGCCCGGCGCGGATGAAAAAGGCGAATGGCTGAAAATCACCTATTACGACGAGGATGGCGCTGACGTCAGCGAACGGTTCAGGGTTCAGACGCCTGCCCAGCGCACGGCATTTGAGCAGCTGTTTATCCGGCCGCATACCCGCACGCCTGGCGTGCCGCTGCGCTGGATAACCGTGGCGGATATCGTGCATCAGCAGGCGCTGCTGCGCCACCCCGACTTCGTGGTCGCCCGTAAGAAAGGCCAGTTCTGGCAGGTTCGCGAGAAGGTCTTTGACTATGAAGGTCGCTTCCGTCGGGCAAATGAATTGCGCGGTTAA
- the yejK gene encoding nucleoid-associated protein YejK, whose product MSLEINQIALHQLIKRDEQTLEVVLRDSLLEPTATVVEMMAELHRVYSAKNKAYGLFSEESELADSLRLQRQGEEDFLAFSRAATGRLRDELAKYPFADGGIVLFCHYRYLAVEYLLVTVLNNLSSMRVNEQLDISSTHYLDINHADIVARIDLTEWETNPESTRYLTFLKGRVGRKVADFFMDFLGASEGLNAKAQNKGLLQAVDDFTAEAQLDKSERQTVRQQVYSYCNEQLQAGEEIELESLSKELAGVSEVSFQEFTAEKGYELEESFPADRSTLRQLTKFAGSGGGLTINFDAMLLGERIFWDPATDTLTIKGTPPNLRDQLQRRTSGGK is encoded by the coding sequence ATGAGTCTGGAAATCAACCAGATTGCCTTGCACCAGCTTATCAAGCGTGATGAGCAAACCCTTGAAGTGGTGCTACGCGATTCGTTACTGGAACCCACGGCAACCGTTGTGGAAATGATGGCAGAGCTGCATCGCGTCTACAGCGCTAAAAATAAAGCCTATGGTCTGTTCAGCGAAGAGAGTGAGCTGGCCGATAGCCTGCGCCTGCAGCGTCAGGGCGAGGAGGATTTCCTGGCGTTTAGCCGCGCGGCAACCGGGCGTCTGCGCGACGAGCTGGCGAAATACCCGTTCGCCGACGGCGGTATTGTCCTGTTCTGCCACTATCGTTACCTGGCGGTCGAGTACCTGCTGGTTACCGTGCTGAATAACTTAAGCAGCATGCGCGTGAACGAGCAGCTGGACATCAGCTCAACGCACTATCTGGATATCAACCATGCGGATATTGTGGCGCGTATTGATTTGACCGAGTGGGAAACTAACCCGGAGTCGACCCGCTACCTCACCTTCCTGAAGGGGCGGGTGGGCCGCAAAGTGGCGGATTTCTTTATGGACTTCCTCGGTGCCAGCGAAGGCCTGAACGCCAAAGCGCAGAACAAAGGGCTGCTGCAGGCCGTTGATGACTTCACGGCGGAAGCGCAACTCGATAAATCTGAACGCCAGACCGTGCGTCAGCAGGTTTACAGCTACTGCAACGAGCAGCTGCAGGCGGGGGAAGAGATTGAACTGGAGTCCCTGTCAAAAGAGCTGGCGGGCGTCAGCGAAGTGAGCTTCCAGGAATTCACCGCGGAGAAGGGCTATGAGCTTGAGGAGAGCTTCCCGGCGGATCGCAGCACGCTGCGTCAGTTAACCAAATTTGCCGGCAGCGGCGGTGGGTTAACCATCAACTTTGACGCCATGCTGTTGGGGGAACGCATCTTCTGGGATCCGGCCACCGATACCCTGACCATCAAAGGTACGCCACCGAACCTGCGCGATCAGCTTCAGCGCCGCACGTCTGGCGGTAAATAG
- a CDS encoding DUF2534 family protein, whose amino-acid sequence MVRAKLKTPEGRKFLLALLVVFMIAAACVGRATIVGVIEQYNIPLSAWTTSMYVLQSAMIFVYSLVFTVLLAIPLGIFFLGGREKH is encoded by the coding sequence ATGGTTCGTGCAAAACTGAAAACACCTGAAGGCCGCAAGTTCCTCCTGGCGCTACTCGTCGTGTTTATGATTGCTGCCGCGTGCGTCGGGCGGGCCACCATTGTTGGCGTCATTGAACAGTACAACATTCCTCTCTCCGCCTGGACTACCAGCATGTATGTGCTGCAGTCGGCGATGATCTTCGTTTACAGCCTTGTCTTCACCGTTCTGCTGGCCATTCCGCTGGGCATTTTCTTCCTGGGCGGACGTGAAAAACACTGA
- the rplY gene encoding 50S ribosomal protein L25, producing MFTIEAEVRNVQGKGASRRLRNANKFPAIVYGGEAAPVAIELDHDKVWNMQTKAEFYSEVLTIVVGGKEEKVKVQAVQRHAFKPKLTHIDFVRA from the coding sequence ATGTTCACTATCGAAGCAGAAGTACGTAACGTGCAGGGTAAGGGTGCGAGCCGCCGCCTGCGTAACGCTAACAAGTTCCCGGCTATCGTTTACGGTGGCGAAGCTGCTCCAGTTGCTATCGAACTGGATCACGACAAAGTGTGGAACATGCAGACCAAAGCTGAGTTCTACAGCGAAGTTCTGACCATCGTTGTTGGCGGTAAAGAAGAAAAAGTGAAGGTTCAGGCTGTTCAGCGTCACGCGTTCAAGCCAAAACTGACTCACATCGACTTCGTTCGCGCGTAA
- the yejM gene encoding LPS biosynthesis-modulating metalloenzyme YejM, translated as MVTNRQRYREKVSQMVSWGHWFALFNILLATVIGCRYLFVADWPTTLTGRIYSWISVVGHFSFLVFATYLLILFPLTFIVMSQRLMRFLSAILATVGMTLLLIDSEVFTRFHLHLNPIVWELVINPDQNETARDWQLMFISVPVILLIEMLFATWSWQKLRSLTRRRHYAKPVAALFFVSFISSHLMYIWADANFYRPITMQRANLPLSYPMTARRFLEKHGLLDAQEYQRRLVEQGNPEAVSVQYPLSDLRYRDMGRGQNVLLITVDGLNYSRYEKQMPALADFASQNVSFTQHMSSGNSTDAGIFGLFYGISAGYMDGVLSARIPAALITGLNQQGYQLGLFSSDGFNSSLYRQALLSDFSLPAAQSQSDAQTANQWINWLQRYAQEDNRWFSWVAFNGTTLNDSNQAGFARRYGRAASDVDAQIGRVLDALRESGKLDNTVVIVTAGHGVPLGDETKSMSWSRPNLHVPLVIHWPGTPAQRINMLTEHKDVMTTLMQRLLHVSTPANEYSQGQDLFSATRRHNWVTAADGNTLVVTTPKLTLVLNSNGNYQTYNLQGERLKDQKPQLSLLLQVLTDEKRFIAN; from the coding sequence ATGGTGACGAATCGTCAGCGCTACCGTGAAAAAGTCTCCCAGATGGTCAGCTGGGGACACTGGTTTGCCCTGTTCAACATTCTGCTAGCGACGGTAATTGGCTGTCGTTATCTGTTTGTCGCAGACTGGCCCACAACGCTAACCGGGCGTATCTACTCCTGGATAAGCGTTGTTGGTCACTTTAGCTTTTTGGTATTCGCCACCTATCTGCTGATCCTGTTTCCTCTGACGTTTATCGTCATGTCGCAGCGTTTGATGCGGTTCTTGTCCGCAATCCTTGCGACGGTGGGGATGACGCTGCTGCTTATCGACAGTGAAGTGTTCACCCGGTTCCACCTGCATCTCAACCCTATCGTCTGGGAACTGGTGATCAACCCCGACCAGAACGAAACGGCCCGCGACTGGCAGCTGATGTTCATCAGCGTTCCGGTGATCCTGTTGATCGAGATGCTGTTTGCCACCTGGAGCTGGCAAAAGCTCCGCAGCCTGACCCGACGCCGCCATTACGCGAAGCCCGTCGCCGCGCTCTTTTTCGTCTCATTTATCAGTTCGCACCTCATGTATATCTGGGCGGATGCGAACTTCTATCGCCCTATTACCATGCAGCGCGCTAACCTGCCGCTCTCTTATCCGATGACGGCCCGTCGTTTCCTTGAGAAACACGGCCTGCTTGATGCCCAGGAGTACCAGCGCCGTCTGGTCGAACAGGGTAATCCGGAAGCGGTTAGCGTGCAGTATCCACTGAGCGATCTGCGCTATCGCGATATGGGTCGCGGGCAAAACGTCCTGCTGATTACCGTCGATGGCCTCAACTATTCTCGTTACGAGAAGCAGATGCCTGCGCTGGCCGATTTCGCGAGTCAGAACGTATCATTTACCCAGCATATGAGTTCAGGTAACTCAACCGATGCGGGTATCTTTGGCCTGTTCTATGGCATTTCTGCCGGATACATGGACGGCGTGCTGTCTGCGCGCATTCCTGCGGCGCTGATCACCGGGCTTAATCAGCAGGGCTATCAGTTAGGGCTGTTCTCATCGGACGGCTTCAACAGTTCACTGTACCGCCAGGCGCTGCTCTCTGATTTCTCACTGCCTGCCGCGCAGAGCCAGTCTGATGCCCAGACCGCAAACCAGTGGATAAACTGGCTGCAGCGCTACGCGCAGGAAGATAACCGCTGGTTCTCGTGGGTGGCCTTTAACGGCACAACGCTTAACGACAGCAACCAGGCAGGCTTTGCGCGCCGCTACGGCCGCGCGGCCAGCGATGTTGACGCACAGATTGGCCGCGTGCTTGACGCGCTACGTGAATCAGGCAAGCTTGATAACACGGTCGTGATCGTGACCGCGGGGCATGGCGTACCGTTAGGCGACGAGACGAAGAGCATGAGCTGGTCACGTCCAAACCTGCATGTTCCGCTGGTGATCCACTGGCCGGGAACGCCGGCGCAGCGCATCAATATGCTCACAGAACATAAAGACGTCATGACGACCCTGATGCAGCGCCTGCTGCACGTCAGTACGCCAGCAAACGAGTATTCGCAGGGGCAGGATCTCTTCAGCGCCACGCGCCGCCATAACTGGGTGACTGCAGCTGACGGTAACACGCTGGTGGTGACCACGCCGAAGCTGACGCTGGTGCTGAACAGCAACGGGAACTATCAGACCTATAATCTGCAGGGTGAACGGCTGAAGGACCAGAAACCACAGCTTAGCCTGCTGTTACAGGTTCTGACGGATGAGAAGCGCTTCATCGCTAACTGA
- a CDS encoding YejL family protein, producing the protein MPQHSRYSDEHVEQLLSELVNVLEKHKTPTDLSLMVLGNMVTNLINTSVAPAQRQAIAKSFAQALQSSVSNDQAH; encoded by the coding sequence ATGCCACAACATTCCCGCTACAGTGATGAACACGTTGAACAACTGCTCAGTGAGCTGGTCAACGTACTGGAAAAACATAAAACGCCGACCGATCTCTCCCTGATGGTTTTGGGAAATATGGTCACCAACCTTATCAACACCAGCGTTGCTCCGGCTCAGCGTCAGGCGATCGCCAAATCTTTCGCCCAGGCGTTACAGTCATCCGTCAGCAACGACCAGGCCCATTAA
- the eco gene encoding serine protease inhibitor ecotin yields the protein MKNAPKFAIALLAAACVSTSAFASDAQKAQPLEKVAPYPQAEKGMKRQVIQLPVQQDEANYKVELLIGKTLEVDCNQHRLGGQLESKTLEGWGYDYYVFDKVTSPVSTMMACPDGKKEKKFVTAYLGDNSLLRYNSKLPIVVYTPENVEVKYRVWKAEETVGQAVVR from the coding sequence ATGAAAAACGCACCTAAATTTGCCATCGCGCTTCTCGCCGCCGCGTGCGTCAGCACCAGCGCTTTCGCCAGCGACGCCCAAAAAGCGCAGCCGCTGGAAAAAGTTGCACCCTATCCGCAAGCGGAAAAAGGCATGAAGCGTCAGGTGATTCAACTGCCGGTTCAGCAGGACGAAGCGAATTACAAAGTCGAACTGTTAATTGGCAAGACGCTGGAAGTGGACTGCAATCAGCATCGTCTGGGCGGCCAGCTGGAAAGTAAAACCCTGGAAGGCTGGGGTTATGACTATTACGTCTTTGATAAAGTGACCTCTCCGGTCTCTACCATGATGGCCTGCCCGGACGGCAAGAAAGAGAAGAAATTTGTGACGGCCTATCTGGGCGACAACAGCCTGCTGCGCTACAACAGCAAGTTGCCGATCGTGGTATATACGCCTGAAAACGTGGAAGTAAAATATCGCGTGTGGAAGGCAGAAGAGACGGTCGGACAAGCGGTAGTACGTTAA
- a CDS encoding MFS transporter has protein sequence MLSRFATLSRIPKGVWVVGGVSMLMDISSEIIHSLLPLFMVTTLGASVIFIGLIEGLAEATALFIKVFSGAISDYLGKRKGLAVLGYGLGALSKPLFAIASSSGMILGARLIDRVGKGIRGAPRDALVADVTPPELRGAAFGLRQSMDTVGAFLGPLLAVGLMLLWNDDFRTIFWIAVIPGVLGVALLFFGLHEPKTPVEHKRTNPIKKENLRRLGKGCWWVIGLGAIFTLARFSEAFLVLRAQQSGVPLALIPLVMVAMNLLYFLSAYPFGKLSDGMSHTRLLQWGLVMLIGADIVLALSTHWAGMLLGVTLWGVHMGMTQGLLAAMIAKTAPADLRGTAYGIFSLVSGVGLLVASLGAGAIWETFGAEYTFYAGAVICLVTLMYLRKTPDEAK, from the coding sequence ATGTTATCCCGGTTTGCAACGCTCAGCCGGATCCCGAAAGGCGTCTGGGTTGTGGGTGGGGTCAGTATGCTGATGGATATCTCCTCGGAGATCATTCACAGCCTGCTGCCGCTGTTTATGGTCACGACGCTGGGAGCCAGCGTGATTTTCATTGGCTTGATTGAAGGCCTGGCTGAAGCCACCGCGCTGTTTATCAAAGTTTTTTCCGGTGCCATCAGTGACTACCTGGGTAAACGTAAAGGACTGGCGGTGCTGGGCTACGGTCTTGGCGCGCTGAGTAAGCCGCTGTTCGCTATCGCCTCTTCGTCGGGCATGATTCTGGGGGCACGCTTAATCGACCGGGTAGGGAAGGGGATCCGGGGCGCGCCGCGCGATGCGCTGGTCGCTGACGTTACGCCGCCGGAACTTCGCGGCGCGGCCTTTGGGCTGCGTCAGTCGATGGATACCGTCGGCGCATTTCTCGGGCCGCTGCTGGCCGTAGGCTTGATGCTGCTGTGGAACGATGATTTCCGCACGATTTTCTGGATTGCGGTGATCCCCGGCGTCCTCGGCGTGGCGCTGCTTTTCTTCGGCCTGCATGAGCCGAAAACGCCCGTCGAACATAAACGCACGAACCCCATCAAAAAAGAGAACCTCAGGCGCCTCGGGAAAGGCTGCTGGTGGGTCATTGGCCTGGGCGCCATCTTCACGCTCGCACGTTTCAGTGAAGCCTTTCTTGTCCTGCGCGCACAGCAGTCGGGGGTGCCGCTGGCGCTGATCCCGCTGGTGATGGTGGCCATGAATTTGCTCTATTTCCTTTCAGCCTATCCGTTTGGCAAGTTATCGGACGGGATGAGCCACACCCGACTACTGCAGTGGGGCCTGGTGATGCTGATTGGGGCAGATATTGTGCTGGCGCTAAGCACCCACTGGGCTGGAATGCTTCTGGGCGTTACGCTTTGGGGAGTGCATATGGGGATGACGCAGGGGCTGCTGGCGGCAATGATCGCAAAAACGGCACCTGCGGATCTGCGCGGTACCGCCTACGGCATTTTTAGTCTGGTCAGCGGCGTGGGATTGTTAGTCGCCAGCCTGGGCGCCGGGGCCATCTGGGAAACGTTTGGCGCGGAATATACGTTTTATGCCGGAGCCGTGATTTGTCTTGTTACGCTGATGTACCTGCGCAAAACACCGGACGAGGCAAAATAA